One region of Triticum aestivum cultivar Chinese Spring chromosome 6B, IWGSC CS RefSeq v2.1, whole genome shotgun sequence genomic DNA includes:
- the LOC123133521 gene encoding ervatamin-C-like, translating into MARALAMMLLMAIALTTTMSATSAMDITDKDLASVESLWALYERWCENHRVEREIGDKTRRFNVFKENARMIHEFNQQDVPYKLSLNLFGDMTDEEVDRTYGRCSNIRSNGRKRRHQDRLTQGSIIAREDLPAAVDWRMMGYDQRPSAVTNVKRQGTCGGCWAFAAIAAVEGINSIRTRNLTSLSVQQLLDCDKGNEGCRGGNAEGAFEYIIHHGGIEIEAEYPYVGHEHGRCSVPKQSRNTVVTIDSYKQVPPNEVALMQAVAAQPVVVALDANSTAFRRYGGGVFVGPCGTDLNHEMTVVGYGTTNEQDSKKRMDYWIVKNSLGPEWGENGYIRIARDVNSQAEDGLCGILIYASYPVKFKRKGVNDVMKIV; encoded by the coding sequence ATGGCAAGAGCACTTGCGATGATGCTACTCATGGCCATCGCGCTGACCACTACTATGTCAGCGACGAGCGCCATGGACATCACAGATAAGGATCTGGCGTCGGTGGAGTCCTTGTGGGCGTTGTATGAGCGCTGGTGCGAGAACCACAGGGTGGAACGCGAAATTGGCGACAAGACTCGACGCTTCAATGTGTTCAAGGAGAATGCACGCATGATCCACGAGTTCAACCAACAAGATGTGCCCTACAAGCTAAGCCTCAACCTCTTCGGCGACATGACCGATGAAGAGGTAGACCGTACTTACGGTCGCTGCTCCAACATCAGGTCCAACGGCCGGAAGCGCCGGCATCAGGATCGGCTCACGCAAGGATCCATCATTGCCCGCGAAGACCTCCCAGCTGCCGTGGACTGGCGCATGATGGGATACGACCAACGTCCGTCAGCAGTGACGAACGTGAAGCGTCAGGGGACCTGCGGGGGCTGTTGGGCCTTCGCGGCGATAGCGGCGGTGGAGGGCATCAACTCCATCAGGACCCGAAACCTAACGTCATTATCTGTGCAACAACTTCTAGACTGCGATAAGGGGAATGAGGGATGTCGTGGCGGCAACGCGGAAGGGGCCTTCGAGTACATTATCCACCATGGGGGCATCGAAATAGAGGCCGAGTATCCGTACGttggccatgagcatggccgctGTTCGGTGCCCAAGCAGAGCCGAAACACCGTCGTCACCATTGACAGCTACAAACAAGTGCCGCCCAATGAGGTGGCACTGATGCAGGCAGTGGCGGCCCAACCCGTCGTCGTGGCACTCGATGCTAACTCGACAGCCTTCCGACGCTATGGGGGAGGCGTCTTCGTGGGACCGTGCGGGACAGACCTAAACCACGAAATGACAGTGGTGGGCTATGGCACTACCAATGAGCAGGACTCGAAGAAACGCATGGATTACTGGATCGTAAAGAACTCATTGGGGCCTGAATGGGGTGAAAATGGCTACATCCGCATAGCACGCGACGTCAACAGTCAGGCCGAGGATGGGTTGTGTGGCATCCTCATATATGCATCGTACCCGGTGAAGTTCAAAAGGAAAGGCGTGAATGATGTCATGAAGATAGTGTAA